The nucleotide sequence TGCGCCTTGGCCTGGTAGAGCGCCAGGTCGGCCTGTTTGAACAGCAGCTCAAGGGTTTGCCCGTGATGGTATTCACTGACGCCGAAACTGGCGGTCACCCGATTTGGGTAACGGTCGATACGAAATTGAGCATTGTCGAGCAACTGGCGGAGCCGCTCAGCCTGCTCGACCGCTTCGGCTTCACCGGTATTCGGCAACAGCACCAGGAACTCCTCGCCGCCCCAACGCGCCACCACGTCCTGCTCCCGCACCGCTGCCTGCAATGCGCGCGCCACCGCTTTCAGCACATCGTCACCAATGTCGTGGCCAAACTGATCGTTGATGCGTTTGAAGTGATCGATATCGACCAACACCAGCGCACAGGCACCTCCGGCCTGACCGATTCGCTCCAGATCATTCTGAACGAGCTGGGCCATTGCCCGCCGGTTGATGAGCTGGGTCAGGAAATCGGTGCGGGCGTTGTGCTCGAGTAATTGCGCCATGCGTTCGCGTTCGGCAATTTCGCCCTGCAATCGCTGATTGCTGGTCTGCAGCTCCGCCGTGCGCCGCGCTACCCTTTGCTCCAGCTCGCTATGGTGACGCTGGATCCGGCCCAGCATGTCGTCAAAGGTGGCGGTCAGCTGCGACAGCTCGTCACCGCTTCCGATCGGACTGAGCTCGTCGCCCTGCGCCATGGCGACGCAACGCCGATGCAGCGCGTAGATACGCTTCAAAAAGTTGCGCGACAACATCTGCGCAAAGAGCAGCGCCAGCAGGATCGACAATGCGAGCGAAAGAATGCCGGTGCGGCGCAGCTCATACAGCTTGTTTTCGACTTCATCGGCGCGCATATCGATGCCAATGGCATAGCGGCCGTTGCTGTCGGCGATCGGTCCGTAACCGGACATGAAGGTGCCCCATTTGTCATGAATCAGTTCGCGATCACAGCTCGAGGTCGTGAAGCCGTTCCGCAATGCCGGGGCGCTGACCTGGTAGATTTCGCCCGGCTGGGCCGGATCGTCC is from Lacunisphaera limnophila and encodes:
- a CDS encoding GGDEF domain-containing protein, giving the protein MTFSTRQKLFFSHFLAVVLVSGSIGSYFYQSAIDTLLGSLQARLQYSTGLLSRTFSPTELDQLLTVADKDNPAYREGITRLRELVGSNPDIAYIYVLRRTGDKVQFVLDSDPDDPAQPGEIYQVSAPALRNGFTTSSCDRELIHDKWGTFMSGYGPIADSNGRYAIGIDMRADEVENKLYELRRTGILSLALSILLALLFAQMLSRNFLKRIYALHRRCVAMAQGDELSPIGSGDELSQLTATFDDMLGRIQRHHSELEQRVARRTAELQTSNQRLQGEIAERERMAQLLEHNARTDFLTQLINRRAMAQLVQNDLERIGQAGGACALVLVDIDHFKRINDQFGHDIGDDVLKAVARALQAAVREQDVVARWGGEEFLVLLPNTGEAEAVEQAERLRQLLDNAQFRIDRYPNRVTASFGVSEYHHGQTLELLFKQADLALYQAKAQGRNRVYAQSGGAA